Proteins encoded in a region of the Perca fluviatilis chromosome 8, GENO_Pfluv_1.0, whole genome shotgun sequence genome:
- the kras gene encoding GTPase KRas isoform X2 — translation MTEYKLVVVGAGGVGKSALTIQLIQNHFVDEYDPTIEDSYRKQVVIDGETCLLDILDTAGQEEYSAMRDQYMRTGEGFLCVFAINNTKSFEDIHHYREQIKRVKDSEDVPMVLVGNKCDLPSRTVDTKQAQDLARSYGIPFIETSAKTRQGVDDAFYTLVREIRKHKEKMSKEGKKKKKKSKTKCTLM, via the exons ATGACAGAATATAAGTTGGTAGTGGTGGGAGCTGGTGGCGTTGGCAAGAGCGCACTTACGATTCAGCTCATCCAGAATCACTTTGTGGATGAATATGACCCCACCATTGAG GACTCCTACAGAAAGCAGGTAGTAATCGATGGAGAGACGTGTCTGCTGGACATCCTGGACACTGCAGGTCAGGAGGAGTACAGTGCCATGAGGGATCAGTACATGAGGACCGGGGAGGgctttctctgtgtctttgCCATCAACAACACAAAGTCCTTCGAGGACATTCACCACTATAG AGAACAGATTAAACGAGTGAAGGACTCTGAGGATGTCCCTATGGTGCTGGTGGGGAACAAGTGTGACCTCCCGTCCCGGACAGTGGACACCAAGCAGGCTCAGGACTTAGCGCGCAGCTACGGCATTCCCTTTATCGAGACCTCAGCCAAAACCAGACAG ggtGTTGATGATGCCTTTTACACATTAGTGCGAGAAATCCGGAAGCATAAGGAGAAGATGAGCAAGGAgggcaaaaagaagaaaaagaagtccAAGACAAAGTGTACACTTATGTGA
- the kras gene encoding GTPase KRas isoform X1 — MTEYKLVVVGAGGVGKSALTIQLIQNHFVDEYDPTIEDSYRKQVVIDGETCLLDILDTAGQEEYSAMRDQYMRTGEGFLCVFAINNTKSFEDIHHYREQIKRVKDSEDVPMVLVGNKCDLPSRTVDTKQAQDLARSYGIPFIETSAKTRQRVEDAFYTLVREIRLYRLNKLSKEEKTPRCVKLKKCVVM; from the exons ATGACAGAATATAAGTTGGTAGTGGTGGGAGCTGGTGGCGTTGGCAAGAGCGCACTTACGATTCAGCTCATCCAGAATCACTTTGTGGATGAATATGACCCCACCATTGAG GACTCCTACAGAAAGCAGGTAGTAATCGATGGAGAGACGTGTCTGCTGGACATCCTGGACACTGCAGGTCAGGAGGAGTACAGTGCCATGAGGGATCAGTACATGAGGACCGGGGAGGgctttctctgtgtctttgCCATCAACAACACAAAGTCCTTCGAGGACATTCACCACTATAG AGAACAGATTAAACGAGTGAAGGACTCTGAGGATGTCCCTATGGTGCTGGTGGGGAACAAGTGTGACCTCCCGTCCCGGACAGTGGACACCAAGCAGGCTCAGGACTTAGCGCGCAGCTACGGCATTCCCTTTATCGAGACCTCAGCCAAAACCAGACAG AGAGTGGAAGATGCCTTTTACACTCTGGTACGGGAGATCAGACTGTACCGGCTCAATAAGCTCAGCAAGGAAGAAAAGACTCCGCGCTGTGTCAAGCTTAAAAAGTGTGTTGTGATGTGA